In one window of Henckelia pumila isolate YLH828 chromosome 1, ASM3356847v2, whole genome shotgun sequence DNA:
- the LOC140867804 gene encoding probable methyltransferase PMT5 → MRSSWFSKLALILGSRPRINWLLLSVVGVFVLIALLGSFSSSTTFDSVTASVRPDVYLNYRRVKEQALSDYLELKYLGPNHVKDVFFCGKDRENYVPCYNVSANLLAGFNGGEEFDRHCEVSRDQQHCLVRPPKEYKIPLTWPSGRDVIWSGNVKLSKDQFLSSGSMTKRLMLLEENQISFHSDDGVIVDGVKDYSHKIAEMIGLGSDSEFHEAGVHNVLDIGCGFGSLDAHLLSLKLMPLCVAAYESSGSQVQLALERGLPAIISSFISRQLPFPSLSYDMVHCTQCGIVWDDKDGMFLIEVDRVLKPGGYFVLTSPTSRHHGSAAGTKKGSYVTPFEEFTQKLCWNLLAEQEETFIWQKTTDTQCYTSRKQDSIPLCNGEDGQSYYRPLAKCISGNTSKHWIPIKKRFSESLSSAELEVHRIIPEDFSEYLEFWRSTLRNYWSLLSPLIFSDHPKRPGDEDPMPPYNMVRNVMDMNAHYGGFSAALMEARKSAWVMNVVPIGERNTLPVIFNQGFAGVFHNWCEPFPTYPRTYDMLHANGLLSHLASERCGMADLIFEMDRILRPEGWVIISDKIGSIESARNLVTQLNWEARVIDLQNGSDQRVLVCQKPFLRK, encoded by the exons ATGAGAAGCTCTTGGTTCAGTAAACTAGCTTTGATATTAGGCTCTAGACCGCGTATCAACTGGTTGCTTCTGTCGGTAGTTGGTGTCTTTGTTTTGATCGCACTATTGGgatctttttcttcttccacTACATTTGACTCAGTGACTGCCTCTGTGAGACCAgatgtttatttgaattacagAAGAGTGAAAGAACAAGCATTAAGCGACTATTTGGAATTAAAATATCTAGGACCTAACCATGTAAAGGATGTTTTTTTTTGCGGTAAGGATAGAGAGAATTATGTGCCTTGCTACAATGTCTCCGCTAATTTACTAGCTGGTTTTAATGGTGGGGAGGAGTTTGACCGTCACTGTGAAGTATCTCGAGATCAACAACATTGTCTGGTTCGCCCCCCTAAGGAATATAAGATTCCCTTGACTTGGCCAAGTGGTAGGGATGTTATCTGGAGCGGGAACGTGAAGCTGAGCAAGGACCAATTCCTCTCATCTGGAAGCATGACAAAAAG GCTGATGTTGCTAGAAGAGAATCAGATTTCTTTTCACTCCGATGATGGGGTGATTGTTGATGGTGTCAAAGACTATTCTCACAAAATTGCTGAGATGATAGGATTGGGGAGTGATAGTGAATTTCATGAAGCCGGT GTGCACAATGTACTAGATATTGGCTGTGGATTTGGTAGCTTAGACGCTCATTTGCTCTCACTTAAGTTAATGCCTCTTTGTGTCGCTGCATATGAATCATCCGGTAGCCAAGTTCAGCTAGCTCTTGAGAGAGGTCTCCCAGCAATCATCAGCAGCTTTATCTCAAGACAACTACCATTTCCATCCTTGTCATATGACATGGTCCATTGCACTCAGTGTGGAATCGTCTGGgacgacaaag ATGGGATGTTTCTGATTGAAGTTGACAGAGTACTCAAACCTGGAGGTTACTTTGTTTTAACATCGCCCACAAGCAGGCATCACGGAAGTGCTGCTGGCACAAAGAAAGGAAGTTATGTAACTCCTTTTGAAGAATTCACCCAGAAACTTTGTTGGAATCTTTTGGCAGAGCAGGAGGAGACTTTCATCTGGCAGAAAACTACAGATACTCAATGCTACACCTCTAG GAAGCAGGACAGCATTCCTCTTTGTAATGGAGAGGATGGCCAATCATATTACAGACCACTTGCAAAGTGTATAAGTGGTAACACCAGCAAGCATTGGATCCCGATTAAGAAGAGATTTTCTGAATCTCTGAGCTCTGCTGAACTTGAAGTTCACA GAATTATTCCTGAAGATTTCTCTGAGTACTTGGAGTTCTGGAGATCTACTTTAAGAAATTATTGGTCATTGCTTTCTCCCTTGATTTTCTCTGACCATCCAAAGAGGCCTGGTGATGAAGATCCAATGCCTCCTTACAATATGGTTAGGAATGTGATGGACATGAATGCTCATTATGGAGGCTTCAGTGCGGCCCTAATGGAAGCCAGGAAGTCTGCGTGGGTGATGAATGTTGTGCCCATAGGTGAACGCAATACACTTCCTGTGATTTTTAATCAAGGTTTTGCCGGTGTCTTCCATAACTG GTGTGAACCTTTCCCGACTTACCCCAGAACCTATGACATGCTTCACGCCAATGGACTCCTGTCCCACCTTGCTTCAGAAAGGTGCGGTATGGctgatttaatttttgagatGGACCGTATTCTCCGGCCCGAG GGATGGGTTATTATTTCGGATAAGATTGGTTCTATAGAGAGCGCACGTAACCTTGTTACGCAACTCAATTGGGAAGCTCGGGTGATTGATCTTCAGAACGGCAGCGACCAAAGGGTACTAGTATGCCAAAAACCATTTCTGAGAAAATGA